Proteins found in one Bremerella volcania genomic segment:
- a CDS encoding ComEA family DNA-binding protein, whose protein sequence is MGKRRQKPEERIVMRWFLRRGDQLVIASILVMAVLSGAAYFGVQKMRSIDYIDIDQAPSVEYQFLVDVNQADWAELAQLPGIGETLAKRIVQSREMQGPFLDHSDLQRVQGIGPRTVETLRGYLLPMPQAEAIASDAPAVPAS, encoded by the coding sequence ATGGGTAAGCGACGTCAAAAACCGGAAGAGCGAATCGTGATGCGGTGGTTTCTGCGCCGCGGCGATCAACTCGTAATCGCGTCGATCCTGGTGATGGCGGTGCTTTCGGGAGCCGCATACTTCGGCGTCCAGAAGATGAGGTCGATCGACTACATCGATATCGACCAGGCACCCAGCGTCGAATACCAGTTTCTGGTGGACGTGAATCAGGCCGATTGGGCGGAACTCGCTCAGTTGCCTGGCATTGGCGAGACGCTCGCCAAGCGGATTGTGCAGTCGCGCGAAATGCAGGGACCGTTTCTCGATCACTCTGACTTGCAGCGGGTCCAAGGGATCGGGCCAAGGACGGTGGAAACGCTGCGCGGCTATCTGCTGCCAATGCCCCAGGCGGAAGCGATCGCGTCGGATGCTCCCGCCGTGCCGGCCAGTTAG